The window GACGTTCGTCACTACTTTGCAGATGGCAAAGGTAGCAATGGTACTAAAAGTGAAGATGGCGACGATTCACGCGTTCGTTTAGGTCTGAAAGGTGATACGCAAATCACTGATCAACTGACTGGTTTTGGTCGTTTCGAGTGGGAAACAAAAACCAACAAAGGTGAAGACAACAACACCAATAAAAACCGTTTAGCATACGCGGGACTGAAATTTGCTGATTTCGGTTCAATCGACTACGGCCGTAACTACGGTGTGGTATATGATACGGCTGCGTGGACAGACGTTCTGCCTTTATGGGGCGGCGATTCTATGGCGCAGACTGATACATTTATGACTGGTCGTAACCGCAACCTGTTAACTTACCGTAACAACAACGCGTTCGGTTATGTTGATGGTCTGAGTTTTGCTCTGCAATATCAAGGTAAAAACACTGAAACTAACAAATCAGGTGTTAGTGATGTTTATAAAAACAACGGTGACGGTTACGGTTTCTCAGCAGCTTACGACTTAGGTTGGGGCGTAACTTTGGGTGGTGGTTATTCTAATTCTGCTCGTACTGAAAACCAAAAAACTAGCCAAGCTCGTGGTGACCGCGCTCAAGCGTGGAACGTGGGTGGTAAATTCGACGCTAACAACGTTTACTTAGCAGCGATGTATGGTGAGACTCTGAACATGACTCACTACGGTAGCAAAGATTTTATCGCTAACAAAACTCAAAACGTTGAGTTAGTGGCTCAGTACCTGTTCGATTTCGGTCTGAAACCATCTGTTGCTTACGTTCAGTCTAAAGGTAAAGACCTGCCAGGCTACGGTAACAAAGATATCCTGAAATATGTATCTGTTGGTTCTTACTACTACTTCAACAAAAACATGTCTGCAGTTGTTGATTACAAAATTAACCTGTTAAAAGACAATGACTTTACTAAAAACACAGCTAACGGTATCAACACTGATAACGGTATCAACACTGATAACGTAGTTGGTTTAGGTCTGATTTACCAATTCTAATTATCAGTTAACTGATAAACTAGAAAACGGTAACATGTTTTTGCAAGCAGCGCCTCGGCGCTGCTTTTTTATTGCCCCATTATGCCAATCTTTGTTTTACCTACCTTAAAACCCGTTCACCTTCCTATTTATCAACCCAAATCATCAATAAGACAGGTAAATACGCTGGCCTTATACATATTTCTGGTTGGATTACATGCAATTTCTACCTAGCTCACAAGATCTCGCCAATTTTTCGTAAAACGGTTGGCAAAAGCCCTTTCACACGTTAACCTGAGAACTCGACTCGTTCGACTAAACCCGTTTTCAGCTATACCCTGCATTAACCCGCTGTCAAGGCACCTGACAGGTAAGGTTGTCACAAGCTACCTTGCTTTGCCTTTACAACTCAGGTTTATGTTCGGTACCACAACAGAGCTTTGGAATCGACAACATGTTTGAGAAAATTATTTCTGCCCCCGCTGACCCCATTTTAGGTCTTGCTGATAGTTTCCGTGCTGATCCCCGCGAAAATAAAATTAACTTAGGTATTGGCGTCTACAAAGATGAATCAGGGAAAACCCCTGTACTTGATACCGTCAAA of the Providencia rettgeri genome contains:
- a CDS encoding porin, giving the protein MMKRNILAMVIPALLAAGAANAAEVYNKDGNKLDVYGKVDVRHYFADGKGSNGTKSEDGDDSRVRLGLKGDTQITDQLTGFGRFEWETKTNKGEDNNTNKNRLAYAGLKFADFGSIDYGRNYGVVYDTAAWTDVLPLWGGDSMAQTDTFMTGRNRNLLTYRNNNAFGYVDGLSFALQYQGKNTETNKSGVSDVYKNNGDGYGFSAAYDLGWGVTLGGGYSNSARTENQKTSQARGDRAQAWNVGGKFDANNVYLAAMYGETLNMTHYGSKDFIANKTQNVELVAQYLFDFGLKPSVAYVQSKGKDLPGYGNKDILKYVSVGSYYYFNKNMSAVVDYKINLLKDNDFTKNTANGINTDNGINTDNVVGLGLIYQF